Proteins found in one Venturia canescens isolate UGA chromosome 6, ASM1945775v1, whole genome shotgun sequence genomic segment:
- the LOC122411901 gene encoding GMP reductase 1-like, with protein sequence MPNIINDVKLDFKDVLLRPKRSTLKSRSDVDLFREITFRNSKRTYKGIPVMASNMDTVGTFEMARVLSKHGLFTTVHKYYSPEEWKEFATKNSDCLENMAVSSGTSQGDFDRLSSVIAAVPELSFICLDVANGYSQHFVEFVRKVRAEYPGHTIIAGNVVTGEMVEELILSGADVIKVGIGPGSVCTTRMKTGVGYPQLSAVIECADAAHGLKGHIISDGGCTCPGDLAKAFGAGADFVMAGGMFAGHDECGGDVIEKNGRKLKLFYGMASSTAMKKHAGGVAEYRSSEGKTVEVPYRGAVEATALDILGGLRSACTYVGASRLRELPRRATFIRCTQQLNTMYGPSSDV encoded by the exons ATGCCGAATATAATAAACGACGTTAAATTGGATTTCAAGGATGTTTTATTGAGGCCAAAGAGGAGCACCTTGAAGAGCAGATCTGAC GTTGACTTGTTTCGAGAAATAACGTTTCGGAATTCGAAACGCACGTACAAGGGTATACCAGTTATGGCTTCGAATATGGATACCGTTGGAACTTTTGAAATGGCAAGAGTTTTATCAAAG caCGGTCTCTTCACAACAGTACATAAATATTACTCGCCGGAAGAATGGAAAGAATTTGCAACGAAGAATTCAGACTGTTTAGAAAACATGGCTGTCAGCTCGGGCACGAGTCAGGGAGATTTTGATCGATTGTCGAGCGTTATAGCCGCCGTTCCTGAGTTATCGTTCATTTGTCTTGATGTTGCCAATGGATATTCTCAAcatttcgttgaatttgtGAGAAAAGTTCGTGCCGAATATCCTGGACATACGATTATC GCAGGAAACGTAGTGACTGGAGAAATGgtagaagaattgattttgtCGGGCGCGGATGTGATAAAAGTAGGGATTGGACCAGGTTCCGTATGCACAACGAGAATGAAGACGGGAGTGGGTTATCCGCAGCTGAGCGCAGTGATAGAGTGTGCGGACGCAGCCCACGGCTTGAAGGGTCACATAATTTCT gacGGAGGCTGCACTTGTCCCGGTGACTTGGCCAAGGCTTTTGGTGCTGGCGCCGATTTCGTAATGGCCGGTGGTATGTTCGCCGGTCACGATGAATGCGGTGGCGAcgtcatagaaaaaaatggtagaaaattgaaattgttcTACGGTATGGCTTCCAGTACAGCAATGAAAAAACACGCTGGCGGCGTCGCTGAATACAG ATCATCGGAAGGGAAGACCGTCGAAGTACCTTACAGAGGAGCTGTTGAGGCAACGGCGTTGGATATTTTGGGTGGTTTGCGTTCAGCTTGTACTTACGTGGGTGCCTCGCGATTGCGAGAATTGCCGAGACGAGCGACCTTTATAAGATGCACCCAACAATTGAATACGATGTACGGTCCATCATCGGACGTTTAA